A genomic window from Corticium candelabrum chromosome 8, ooCorCand1.1, whole genome shotgun sequence includes:
- the LOC134183382 gene encoding uncharacterized protein LOC134183382 isoform X2 — protein MKMKEDKKSFIRLDVAVANSDDGDFNIQAFCAEVETEIQAMPAPSSLPRIRKGQRDKKQVNQKDKESGDCDSTNSSMYTELRTTSQPTSCPQHSPAIKESEDQQLTQTNGEQNTSHSADPPKHLISADEPHGKARDNKM, from the exons ATGAAaatgaaagaagacaaaaaatCATTTATTCGGTTAGACGTGGCAGTAGCTAACTCCGACGACGGTGACTTTAACATTCAAGCATTCTGCGCTGAAGTGGAGACTGAGATACAAGCAATGCCTGCTCCCTCGTCCTTACCGAGAATTAGAAAAGGTCAAAGAGACAAGAAACAAGTTAACCAG aaagacaaagaaagcgGAGATTGTGATTCAACTAACAGTTCAATGTACACTGAGCTTAGAACTACGAGCCAGCCAACATCTTGTCCCCAGCATTCACCTGCGATTAAGGAATCTGAAGATCAGCAACTTACCCAAACAAATGGTGAACAG AATACATCTCATTCCGCAGACCCACCTAAACATCTAATCTCTGCAGATGAGCCACACGGCAAGGCGCGTGACAATAAA ATGTAA
- the LOC134183382 gene encoding uncharacterized protein LOC134183382 isoform X1 has protein sequence MKMKEDKKSFIRLDVAVANSDDGDFNIQAFCAEVETEIQAMPAPSSLPRIRKGQRDKKQVNQKDKESGDCDSTNSSMYTELRTTSQPTSCPQHSPAIKESEDQQLTQTNGEQNTSHSADPPKHLISADEPHGKARDNKVRKNVLHLFARNSSLICIMFCLRCKEQRKKT, from the exons ATGAAaatgaaagaagacaaaaaatCATTTATTCGGTTAGACGTGGCAGTAGCTAACTCCGACGACGGTGACTTTAACATTCAAGCATTCTGCGCTGAAGTGGAGACTGAGATACAAGCAATGCCTGCTCCCTCGTCCTTACCGAGAATTAGAAAAGGTCAAAGAGACAAGAAACAAGTTAACCAG aaagacaaagaaagcgGAGATTGTGATTCAACTAACAGTTCAATGTACACTGAGCTTAGAACTACGAGCCAGCCAACATCTTGTCCCCAGCATTCACCTGCGATTAAGGAATCTGAAGATCAGCAACTTACCCAAACAAATGGTGAACAG AATACATCTCATTCCGCAGACCCACCTAAACATCTAATCTCTGCAGATGAGCCACACGGCAAGGCGCGTGACAATAAAGTTAGGAAAAATGTTCTTCATCTATTCGCTAGGAATTCTTCTCTAATATGCATTATGTTCTGCTTGAGATGTAAAGagcaaagaaagaagacgTGA
- the LOC134183495 gene encoding uncharacterized protein LOC134183495: protein MAVLKRDMKRALIEMTARPSCFQIDNARSTINSYTGLSLSVHVEYRFLEGFRVSEQSMKLLLESLTGISPKSTQQLRAILDCIQNSKKCRDVLESMEDDKEFAFFKWALTSQRDSDGDFNICIAFAVTKFEKSVPWYGKLLSDITGGAALADRKKFQDAIKVVCTAEMVDFLKV, encoded by the coding sequence ATGGCGGTACTCAAACGGGATATGAAGAGGGCACTGATTGAAATGACTGCGCGACCGTCTTGTTTCCAGATAGACAATGCCCGAAGCACAATTAACAGCTATACTGGCTTGTCACTGTCTGTGCACGTGGAATACAGATTTCTGGAGGGATTCAGAGTGAGCGAGCAATCTATGAAGCTTTTGTTGGAATCGCTGACTGGCATCAGTCCGAAGAGCACCCAACAGTTACGGGCTATTTTAGATTGCATACAGAATTCAAAGAAATGTAGGGATGTACTTGAGAGCATGGAGGACGACAAGGAGTTTGCTTTTTTCAAATGGGCATTGACTTCTCAAAGAGATTCAGACGGAGATTTTAATATCTGCATTGCGTTTGCTGTCACCAAGTTTGAGAAATCTGTACCGTGGTACGGCAAACTACTTAGCGATATCACAGGTGGTGCAGCACTTGCTGATAGGAAGAAGTTTCAGGACGCAATAAAGGTTGTGTGCACAGCAGAGATGGTTGATTTTCTAAAGGTTTGA